A single region of the Halogeometricum sp. S3BR5-2 genome encodes:
- a CDS encoding heavy metal translocating P-type ATPase: MGTTHGQFNVGGMSCSFCAESIKKAYSRTDGVEDVDVSLAHEEVLVEYDDDLLSEVEVKDTLRDLGYTIRDPDKAKRYEQQQAELADGKRRLLIAGGASIVVAALMGWMILVMGRFESASLAMDLVTLGLALGTMFGPGRYIKQKAFQSLRRRIFNQHVLLEAGAFAGLLGGLLGLFVFPSFPTVHFFAVSVFITTYHILSEYTSLIVRTRASQAVQSLLDLQPDTARRVGEDGSVEEVPLDDLDVGDRVRVKPGESIPVDGTVVEGESTVDESVATGESIPEEKAAGDEVIGGSVNETGTLLIEVTATGEDAFLNQVAREIEEARAMKPGIIQLADRVLKYFVPGVLTIAALSFLFWVVAPLAWGGGPNVQRGAFAALAILVLGYPCALGMATPLALIRGGGKAANRGILMRSGDAFQIFPDVDHIVLDKTGTITVGEPAISEVVAFDTDEVDVLTTGASAEAFSEHPLADAILEFADEQDVEYADPDDFDSVTGKGVRATVASDDVLVGKPGWLSDEGIDLSKAGDDIERLQGRGLTVSGVVRDGDLIGLIGIGDEIKADAAETIRRMRDAGITPVIITGDNERTANAVAEEVGIDRVMADVLPDEKREEIGRLQEAGHRVAMVGDGINDAPALTQADIGIAIGAGTDIAIESADIVLMGNRLGGVMDAYEIGTESYRKTRQNLVTAFAFNGVGVAAATTGLVHPVFAMLAMVLSVSAVLANSFAGQLLSGEGVNTEFAL; the protein is encoded by the coding sequence ATGGGAACGACACACGGCCAATTCAACGTCGGGGGGATGTCCTGCTCGTTCTGCGCCGAGAGCATCAAGAAGGCCTACAGCCGGACAGACGGCGTCGAGGACGTCGACGTGAGTCTCGCCCACGAGGAAGTTCTCGTCGAATACGACGACGACCTGCTGAGTGAGGTCGAGGTGAAGGACACGCTCCGGGACCTCGGCTACACCATCCGAGATCCGGACAAGGCAAAACGATACGAGCAGCAGCAGGCCGAACTCGCCGACGGGAAGCGCCGTCTCCTCATCGCCGGCGGCGCATCTATCGTTGTCGCTGCTCTGATGGGGTGGATGATTCTCGTAATGGGACGCTTCGAGTCGGCATCGCTCGCGATGGACCTAGTGACGCTGGGGCTAGCGCTCGGGACGATGTTCGGTCCCGGGCGCTACATCAAACAGAAGGCGTTCCAGAGCCTTCGCCGGAGAATCTTCAACCAGCACGTCCTTCTGGAGGCGGGCGCCTTCGCCGGGCTCCTCGGTGGGTTACTCGGCCTGTTTGTCTTCCCGAGCTTCCCGACCGTCCACTTTTTCGCCGTCTCCGTGTTCATCACTACGTACCACATCCTCTCGGAATACACCAGCCTCATCGTTCGCACGCGGGCCTCACAGGCCGTCCAGAGCCTTCTCGATCTCCAACCCGATACGGCCCGTCGCGTCGGTGAGGATGGTAGCGTCGAGGAGGTGCCCCTCGACGACCTCGACGTCGGCGATCGCGTCCGCGTCAAGCCCGGCGAGAGTATACCCGTCGATGGGACAGTCGTCGAGGGTGAATCAACGGTCGACGAGTCGGTCGCCACCGGCGAGTCTATCCCTGAAGAGAAGGCCGCCGGTGACGAGGTTATTGGCGGCAGCGTCAACGAGACCGGCACGCTGCTCATCGAGGTGACTGCAACCGGAGAGGACGCGTTCCTCAATCAGGTGGCCCGCGAGATCGAGGAAGCGCGGGCGATGAAGCCCGGCATCATCCAGCTTGCCGACCGCGTCCTCAAGTACTTCGTTCCGGGCGTCCTGACGATTGCCGCGCTCTCGTTCCTCTTCTGGGTGGTCGCACCGCTCGCGTGGGGCGGTGGTCCGAACGTCCAGCGCGGAGCGTTCGCAGCGCTGGCCATTCTCGTCCTCGGCTATCCGTGTGCGCTCGGGATGGCGACACCACTGGCCCTAATCCGGGGCGGCGGGAAGGCCGCGAACCGCGGCATCCTGATGCGCTCCGGTGACGCCTTCCAGATCTTCCCCGACGTCGACCACATCGTGCTGGACAAGACCGGCACCATCACCGTCGGCGAACCCGCCATCAGTGAGGTCGTCGCGTTCGACACCGACGAGGTGGACGTACTCACGACTGGGGCCAGTGCAGAGGCGTTCTCCGAGCATCCTCTCGCTGATGCGATCCTCGAGTTCGCCGACGAGCAAGATGTCGAGTACGCTGACCCCGATGATTTCGACTCCGTGACCGGCAAGGGCGTCCGGGCAACCGTTGCCAGCGACGACGTGCTGGTCGGGAAACCGGGATGGCTTAGCGACGAGGGGATCGACCTGTCGAAGGCGGGCGACGACATCGAGCGACTCCAGGGCCGCGGGCTCACCGTCTCCGGGGTCGTCCGTGATGGTGACCTGATCGGCCTGATCGGCATCGGCGACGAAATCAAAGCCGACGCCGCCGAGACCATCCGGCGGATGCGAGACGCCGGCATCACGCCCGTGATAATCACTGGCGACAACGAGCGCACCGCGAACGCGGTCGCCGAGGAGGTCGGCATCGACCGCGTCATGGCCGACGTGCTGCCCGACGAGAAACGCGAGGAGATCGGTCGCCTGCAGGAAGCCGGCCACCGCGTGGCGATGGTCGGCGACGGCATCAACGACGCCCCTGCACTCACTCAGGCGGACATCGGCATCGCCATCGGCGCAGGGACCGACATCGCCATCGAGTCAGCGGATATCGTTCTGATGGGCAACCGGCTCGGCGGCGTGATGGACGCG
- a CDS encoding ArsR/SmtB family transcription factor, with amino-acid sequence MALLESDVPIREVVTTDPEKAKALENDVRAKILDMLATDEMTIEEIHDELHRRGEQKAETTVRHHVNVLKDAGMVEIARLEEAGGGTRKYYKSNTRVFSYDLPEKADETLAEAQSTASEELTGLIETLYADHGTEIEAVAREMKPCEYCDTQHYEEFIVRELLNRALIDLGESGTLDDVFSTEN; translated from the coding sequence ATGGCGCTCCTCGAATCTGATGTGCCGATCCGCGAAGTCGTGACGACAGACCCGGAAAAAGCGAAAGCGCTGGAGAACGACGTCCGGGCGAAGATCCTCGATATGCTCGCGACCGATGAAATGACGATCGAGGAGATTCACGACGAACTGCATCGTCGCGGCGAGCAGAAGGCGGAAACAACGGTCCGCCACCACGTGAACGTCCTGAAGGACGCGGGGATGGTTGAAATCGCCCGTCTCGAGGAAGCTGGTGGGGGGACGCGGAAGTACTACAAGTCGAACACGCGAGTCTTCTCCTACGATCTTCCAGAGAAAGCCGACGAAACCCTCGCAGAGGCGCAGTCTACCGCGTCCGAAGAATTGACCGGCCTCATCGAGACGTTGTATGCGGACCACGGTACCGAGATTGAGGCGGTTGCCCGCGAGATGAAGCCCTGCGAGTACTGCGACACCCAGCACTACGAGGAGTTCATAGTTCGCGAACTCCTGAACCGTGCCCTCATCGATTTAGGCGAGAGCGGCACACTTGACGATGTGTTCTCGACTGAGAACTGA
- the merA gene encoding mercury(II) reductase, which produces MTHTSDYDLVILGGGAAAFAAITEASRRDLSTAMVNTGLPIGGTCVNVGCVPSKHLLAVAESGAAASENPFDAVRYPEEPTVDWADALDGTDELVERFRQENYVDVAEHFETDIYEGYGQLVDDTTIEVVDGDDEGARITGKKALVATGSSPWAPPIDGLDDIDYYTSETILEERDLPESIVMLGGGYIALEWGQILHRVGVDVTVLQRSGHVLSDMEGQLGREMQRAFNEEGIDVVTSNDFQQVQDVAIDSGADPGQKGVAVETVIEGEERAFTAEALFVATGVQPNSENIGLEAVGVETESDGAIRVDEHLQTTNPDIYAAGDVIGEPELETVAAKEGNHAVKNAFGNEGVSIDYDAVPAVVFTSPEVAVVGTTELEYMDEHGTCSCRTVQMADVPRAKAVRNNDGLVQVVKHHETDEIVGVHMVGPRAADMIMEATLAVRFGLTVDDIIDTVHPFPTFSEGFKQACQAFRRDTSKMSCCIE; this is translated from the coding sequence ATGACTCACACCTCCGACTATGATCTCGTGATTCTCGGCGGTGGCGCCGCAGCGTTCGCCGCGATCACTGAAGCAAGCCGGCGGGACCTCTCGACAGCGATGGTGAACACCGGCCTGCCAATCGGCGGGACATGCGTGAACGTCGGCTGTGTCCCGAGTAAGCATCTGCTCGCCGTCGCCGAGAGCGGCGCTGCAGCGTCGGAGAATCCCTTCGATGCCGTTCGATACCCTGAGGAACCGACTGTCGACTGGGCCGACGCACTCGACGGCACCGACGAACTCGTCGAACGGTTCCGGCAGGAGAACTACGTCGACGTCGCAGAACACTTCGAGACCGACATCTACGAGGGCTACGGCCAGCTGGTCGACGACACGACTATTGAGGTCGTCGACGGCGACGACGAGGGCGCACGCATCACTGGGAAGAAGGCGCTCGTCGCGACTGGAAGTTCACCGTGGGCGCCACCCATCGACGGCCTCGACGACATTGACTACTACACGAGCGAAACAATCCTCGAGGAGCGCGACCTCCCCGAGAGCATCGTGATGCTTGGTGGCGGATACATCGCGCTGGAGTGGGGACAGATCCTCCACCGCGTCGGCGTCGACGTGACGGTTCTCCAGCGCTCCGGTCACGTGCTCTCAGATATGGAAGGTCAGCTCGGCCGGGAGATGCAACGAGCCTTCAACGAGGAGGGAATCGACGTCGTGACCAGTAACGACTTCCAGCAGGTTCAGGATGTGGCTATCGACAGTGGTGCTGACCCTGGTCAGAAGGGCGTCGCTGTGGAGACTGTCATCGAGGGCGAGGAGCGAGCATTCACCGCAGAGGCGTTATTCGTCGCGACCGGCGTCCAGCCCAACAGCGAGAACATCGGCTTGGAAGCAGTCGGCGTCGAGACCGAATCCGATGGCGCGATTCGCGTCGACGAGCATCTCCAGACGACCAATCCCGACATCTACGCGGCGGGGGACGTGATCGGCGAACCCGAACTGGAGACGGTCGCCGCCAAGGAGGGCAATCACGCCGTCAAGAACGCCTTCGGCAACGAGGGCGTCAGCATCGACTACGATGCAGTCCCCGCAGTCGTGTTCACCAGTCCCGAGGTAGCAGTCGTTGGGACGACCGAACTCGAGTATATGGACGAGCACGGCACCTGTTCGTGCCGGACTGTCCAGATGGCGGACGTCCCGAGGGCGAAGGCAGTCAGGAACAACGATGGCCTCGTCCAGGTCGTCAAACACCACGAGACCGACGAGATCGTCGGTGTCCACATGGTCGGGCCGCGTGCCGCCGACATGATCATGGAAGCCACGCTGGCTGTGAGGTTCGGACTGACTGTTGACGATATCATCGATACTGTCCACCCATTCCCGACGTTCTCCGAGGGGTTCAAACAGGCCTGTCAGGCGTTCCGTCGGGATACGTCCAAAATGAGCTGCTGTATCGAGTGA
- a CDS encoding winged helix-turn-helix transcriptional regulator, producing MADTTSSAPTCDVGGTCYCPLTGVIDTLSRKYAMQLVSIIGAHDSLRFAEIEDHLPTASTSTISKRLDEFEEAGLVSRTQYNEIPPRVEYALTDDGDEVRTRLEPLLEWATENS from the coding sequence ATGGCAGATACTACTTCATCGGCGCCCACGTGTGATGTTGGGGGGACGTGCTACTGCCCGCTCACAGGAGTTATCGACACGTTGAGCCGGAAATACGCGATGCAACTCGTTAGCATCATCGGCGCACACGATTCACTGCGGTTCGCGGAGATCGAAGACCACCTCCCGACAGCGAGCACGTCGACAATCTCGAAACGCCTCGACGAGTTCGAGGAGGCAGGGCTCGTCTCACGGACGCAGTACAACGAAATCCCGCCACGTGTCGAGTATGCGCTGACGGACGACGGCGACGAGGTTCGAACACGCCTGGAACCGCTACTCGAGTGGGCCACGGAAAACAGCTGA